One genomic segment of Clostridia bacterium includes these proteins:
- a CDS encoding shikimate kinase, with protein sequence MSGFVYGLIGRKLGHSYSAPIHAAMGNGGYRLFELEPEELKSFLSRPDIGGLNVTIPYKREVMKYCDVISSDSKSVGSVNTIVRRTDGRLYAYNTDVYGFMYMAARAGVSLAGKKVVILGSGGAYLAVRAAAKKAGARDIVCISRSGADNYGNINKHSDAEVIVNATPVGMYPNNGASPVDLSIFKSCKGVLDLIYNPARTALIMQARALSIPCSGGLSMLVAQAKAAEEHFFDKKLDDGIIEDITRSLSCESENVVLIGMPGSGKTTVGEALGALTGRECVDTDAIVEVRAQMSIPEIFERFGEAEFRRMEREAAAEAGRGSGKVIMTGGGIVKDIRNLSPLSQNGRIYHIERDIRLLSRGGRPLSQGADLYKMYEERLPMYERFRDAVIRNDDTPKSAAERIWRDFCENTCD encoded by the coding sequence ATGTCCGGGTTTGTTTACGGCCTCATTGGCCGAAAGCTGGGGCACAGCTATTCAGCGCCGATACACGCCGCTATGGGAAACGGCGGCTACCGCCTTTTCGAGCTTGAGCCGGAAGAGCTAAAAAGCTTTCTTTCCCGCCCCGACATAGGCGGACTCAACGTGACGATACCGTATAAGCGCGAGGTAATGAAATATTGTGACGTGATATCGTCCGACTCAAAGAGCGTGGGCAGCGTAAACACCATTGTGCGCCGCACGGACGGAAGGCTTTATGCCTATAATACGGACGTTTACGGCTTTATGTACATGGCGGCGCGCGCGGGCGTTTCGCTTGCGGGCAAAAAGGTTGTAATACTCGGAAGCGGCGGCGCGTATCTTGCAGTGCGCGCGGCGGCGAAGAAGGCGGGCGCACGGGATATAGTCTGCATATCGAGAAGCGGCGCGGATAATTACGGCAATATAAATAAGCATTCGGACGCCGAGGTGATCGTGAACGCGACGCCCGTGGGCATGTATCCGAATAACGGCGCGTCGCCGGTAGATCTAAGTATTTTTAAATCGTGTAAGGGAGTTTTGGACCTTATATACAACCCCGCGCGCACAGCGCTCATTATGCAGGCGAGGGCGCTTTCGATACCGTGCTCGGGCGGGCTTTCCATGCTCGTTGCACAGGCGAAGGCCGCAGAGGAGCATTTCTTTGACAAAAAGCTTGACGACGGTATCATAGAGGACATAACGCGCAGTCTTTCGTGCGAGTCGGAGAACGTAGTGCTTATAGGTATGCCCGGCTCGGGCAAAACGACCGTGGGCGAAGCTTTGGGCGCGCTTACGGGGCGCGAATGCGTCGATACCGACGCGATAGTTGAGGTGCGCGCCCAAATGAGCATACCGGAGATATTCGAGCGCTTCGGCGAGGCGGAATTTCGCCGCATGGAGCGCGAAGCCGCGGCCGAAGCGGGACGCGGGAGCGGGAAAGTGATAATGACGGGCGGCGGCATTGTGAAAGACATAAGAAATCTTTCGCCGCTGTCACAAAACGGGCGCATATATCATATAGAGCGCGATATACGGCTTCTTTCGCGCGGCGGACGGCCGCTTTCGCAGGGCGCGGATCTTTATAAGATGTACGAAGAGCGCCTGCCGATGTACGAGCGCTTCCGCGACGCTGTGATAAGAAACGACGATACGCCGAAGAGCGCCGCAGAGCGCATATGGAGGGATTTTTGTGAAAATACTTGTGATTAA